The Pectobacterium parmentieri genome segment TCAGTGCCATTAATGCCATGCCGAACAGCAAGACAAAAAAACGCCCAGGTTCAAGTTGATAATGTAAGAGCGCTTTTTGCAGCATTACGCCAAAAAAATCGAGTTGAAAAGCGAACCAACCAACCATCGAGATGGCGGAAAATACGCCAATCATTTTCCCACCTAGTCGCCCAAAAACGGAGATGCTGAGCAGCGTTGTTGATAACCCGCAGCCATAACCGACGTTAGCACATAATGCGGCGAGAATACCCAGCAAGACGGAGCCGATAATCGTGGCGCTGATAGCCTGAGAAAACGGCAGCCCACTACTTAGAAAAGACCCTAGAAACAAGCCAGAAATATCGATTCCCAAAGCCAACCATATTAAAGCAATGACATACCAGCTTTTTCTCACTTCTACAGGGACAGGTTCGTATTCATAATCATAGATTTTCCGTTCCTGTTGTTGTTTTCCAGGTACAACATTTCCTTGAGACATCATCCCTCCATCAAATAAGCAGCAAATAATTATTGTATCGTGTGATATTTTATAGAGGTTGCCTGGCGGCGTATAGAACAATGGTGTCGTCAGCAAGCTGACAACACCATTGTGTCTATGGGAGACCCTGATGTGACGCATAAAACCACGCTCTTTTGTGGCAACCACACCAATGGTGCGGCGTAACAACACGATAAATGGGTTTCATATCGATTAATACAGATATATTTTGATGTTAACATTCAGATATGTAATGTATGCGAAGGAAATGCTATGCGCTTAGATAAACTGGAGATTCGCTGGTTAAAGCTATTTTGCAAAATCGTTGAAAAACAAGGAATTACCAACGCACAAACTGCAACGGGTCTGAGCCAACCCGTGTTAAGCCACTATCTATCTCGCCTTGAGGATACGCTTGGTCTTGTTTTGTGCGAACGCGGACGTGGTGGCTTTGCCTTAACAACTGAGGGGGAGGTTGTCTACCAGGAAGCAAAGTCTGTCATTTCCACACTTGATGATTTTGCTAACAGGTTAGCCCGCATAAAGCATCAGCTTATAGGTAAAGTAAAGTTAGGCTGTCTAGATAATGTCGCTACCCACCCCAATAATGTTATATCTCAGGCGATAACCCGGCTTTATGCCCAAAGTCCCGAAGTCAATGTCGAACTTGATATTATGGAATACCTGCCGCTCATGGAACGGTTGAAAAATGGACATCTCGATATTGTTCTAAGCGCTTTGCCTGATGACATTCCGGCAGATATTTTTTATGAACCTGTATTCGTTGAACACAGTTACTTTTATTCACTAGCAGAAAATGCTGAAATTATAGAGCGCGAATGGCTCAATGGTGAATTAAATCCTCGTAGAGTAATAATCGGTGGGCATGCCTTCAACGAAATATCTAAACAACTCGGTCCCGTAGCAAAACAAGGCTACCACCAAACAGCATGGCATCTTGAAGGTAGTCTATTACTCGTGCTAGCGGGAACGCATATTTGTTATCTTCCCGACCATTATGCCGCATCTTGGGTGGAAAAAGGGAAACTAGCGGTAGTTGCTCCGGATCGCTTAAAGCTAACCAGCACATTTTATCTAGTGCGAAATGCAAAACAGCGCCTTAGCCCAGTAGCCGAAGCGCTGTGGAATAATATGGTCGAAGCGGGACAAAGTTCGCTGGCCAGCCTCGATGCCGCTGACTCAAGCAGTAGCTAACGGCGTTGGATGGTGATTGGCTTTTCTGAGCAACAGCATCAGGTAGATCATGGCAATGGCTGCAATCAGAACAAACAGCAACCGATCGGAGTAGCTTTGCATCAATACTGCAGCAACGCTTGGCCCACAAAGGCTGCCAAGCGTGTAGCTGAGGAGCAGCGCTTGGTTCATGACCACGAGTTCATCAGGGCTCACTTTTTCGCATGCCCACGACATGGCAACGGGGTACAGCGTAAACCCCGCGCATCCCAGCAGGAACAGCGACGGAGCCATCGCATAGTGGCTGATACTTAGCATGGCAATGCAACCCACAATCACCACAAAAACCAACACCCGCAGAACCAACAATCGACCATAGCGATCCGCCAGTCGCCCAACAGGCCATTGACCGATGATACCGGAGCTGATTAACAGCGCCATCCAGTATCCAACCTGTGCATCATTCATTCCCTGATGGGAAAGATACAGCGGCATCAGGCCATACAATGAGCCTAAAATTGCGCCGGAAATAATACAACCGTGTATGCCTAAACGTGCACTGCGATACGACAGCATTTTCCACATATTGACAGGTTTTTCATGCTGTTTTGGCGGAGCGGGGAGACGAGTAAACAACAGCGGTAATACCGCTAAAATAACTAATGCAGCCATCCACGGCAGCACGCTCAATAATGACGTAGGCAACACGCTAAGCAACAGTTGTCCAATCACACTGCCGAGGTAATAAGCGATCATATAAGCAGCCAGTAGTTGCCCTCTCTGTGCAGATGTTCCACTGCACAACAAGGCACTTTCGACCACAACCCAGATCAATGCACAACCAATCCCGGCAAGAAAACGCCAGAATAACCAGTTGCCAATATCCGTAGAAATGCCAAGCCCCACAATCGCAACGCTAAATAATAAAGCTGCGAAATAATAGCTGCGGTTAAACCCATAAAGTTTGATTAATTTGCCGGCGAATAGCGTTCCAATCAGATTGCCAGCGAAATAGGATGAGCCAACCAGGCCCACCTGCCAGACGGGCAGAGCCTGATAACTCAACCAAAGTGGAACCAGTGTATTTAATACCGCAATACAAACCGTCAGCAGCAGAAGTCCGCAGAGCAATAACAGCACTGGGCGGGAATAAGCAGACATAGCGAAGTGGATAACCAAACAACCGGAGAAGAGTGAGCGCATCATGACACTGCGACTATAAAAGTCAATCCGGGCAAAAGTGCTAAAACTTCTTTCTTAGATTATGGATTGAAAGAATTAATCAATACTCACAAAAAGGGCCATTGTTTTGAAAACAGAAGGTTACTACTCATCTGATTTTAAAACATTTTCAGCTTAGACATTAAGTAACAAAAGCGATATGGGATAGATAAGCTATTTTTACGATAAAAAAATATTACCGAACACGGGACGTAAAAAAAGCGCCCTAAGGCGCTTGATTCAGATAACCGCAGTTTAGCCAATAAATTCCAACCCGCCCATATACGGACGCAGCGCTTCAGGAATTTCAATTCGGCCATCAGCCTGCTGGTAGTTTTCCAGAACAGCCACCAGTGTCCGACCGACTGCCAGACCAGAACCATTCAACGTGTGAACCAGCCGAGTCTTCTTATCGGACTTGCTACGGCAGCGGGCCTGCATACGACGTGCCTGGAAATCCCACATGTTAGAGCAGGAAGAGATTTCACGATACGTGTCCTGCGCTGGTAACCACACTTCCAGATCGTAAGTTTTGGTGGAACCAAAACCCATATCCCCCGTGCACAGCAAAACTTTACGGTAAGGCAACTTCAGCAGTTGCAGCACCGTTTCAGCATGGGTCGTCAATTCTTCCAAGGCCTGCATAGAATCTTCAGGGCGGACGATTTGTACCAGTTCAACTTTGTCAAACTGGTGCATACGGATCAATCCACGCGTATCACGACCATACGACCCTGCTTCAGAACGGAAACAAGGCGTGTGTGCGGTCATTTTCAATGGCAAGGATTCTTCATCAAGAATCTCGTCACGCACCAGATTAGTCAGCGGGACTTCAGCCGTCGGGATCAGCGCATATTGGCTGCTGTCTGCTTCTTCGCTTAAAGGATTGGTGTGGAACAGATCTTCACCAAACTTAGGTAACTGGCCCGTGCCGTATAGCGTGGCGTGGTTTACCAGGTAGGGTACATACGCTTCCTGATAACCATGCTGTTGTGTATGCAAGTCAAGCATGAACTGAGCGAGCGCACGATGTAGACGAGCAATCTGCCCTTTCATCACGACAAAACGCGCACCCGTTAGTTTCACTGCGGCAGCAAAATCCAGTCCGGCAGCCATCTCACCGAGTTCAACATGATCGCGTACAGGGAAATCATATTTACGCGGCTCACCCCAGCGGGCAACTTCCTGATTTTGTGTCTCATCTTTACCTAACGGCACAGAATCATCCGGCAGGTTTGGGATCGTTAGCGCCAGATCGCGAATTTCATTCTGCAACTGATCCAGTTCTGCTTTCGCGGCATCCAGTTCTTCGCCTAATGTGTTAACTTCACGACGTAAAGGCTCGATATCTTCACCGCGCGCTTTCGCTGCGCCAATCTCTTTCGATCGGGAGTTACGCACGGCTTGCAGATTTTCGGTTTCTACCTGCAATACTTTACGACGTTCTTCCTGCTTACGCAGGGTCTCAACATCCAGCTTAAAGCCCCTGCGAGCCAGTAACTTTTCGGCGACTGCGTCTAGCTCATTACGCAGTAAATTGGGATCGAGCATGCTAATCCTGTGCTTATGATTATCAAATGAAATGGTGGCGTACACGGCGCGCTACGCGGCCGGCTTCAGAAAATATCTCGACAACCTTACCGCAACGCTTAGTTCAACGGTAGCGTTTTGTCGGGCTATTTTGATCCTGAGTCGCTAGCCAGGCGAGCTTTTCACCAATTTTGCCCTCAAGGCCACGCGAGGTAGGCACGTAATAGTGCGTATCAGCCATTTCCGGGGGAAAGTAACTCTCTCCTGCCGCATAGGCGTTAGGTTCGTTGTGCGCGTACCGATACTCAGCTCCAAGTCCCATTTCTTTCATCAACCGGGTAGGCGCATTGCGCAAATGTTCGGGAACATCATAATCTGGTTTCTCACGCGCATCCTGCATCGCTGCTTTGAAAGCGCTATATACCGCGTTACTTTTAGGGGCGCAGGCGAGATAAACGATAGCCTGTGCGATAGCACGTTCCCCCTCTGCCGGCCCAACGCGAGTGAAACAATCCCAGGCAGAGATAGCCACCTGCATCGCACGCGGATCGGCATTACCGACATCTTCTGAGGCAATCGCCAACAGTCGCCGCGCAACATACAGCGGATCGCCGCCCGCGGTGATGATTCGAGCGTACCAATAAAGTGCTGCATCCGGCGCAGACCCTCTCACCGATTTATGCAAAGCCGAAATCAGGTCGTAATAGCGATCGCCCTTGTTATCAAAACGGGCACTGCGTTCGCCAGCAATTTCATTGAGGAGAGCCGGCGTCAGGACACGCATCCCCTGCGCATCAATTTCCGCCATATCCGCCATCATTTCCAGACTATTCAACGCACGTCTGGCATCACCATTGACCAACTCAGCCAGCATTCGACCGGTTTCAGCAGGCAGGGCAATATTCTGCTCACCATATCCGCGCTCGCGGTCATTCATTGCCTGTAATAACACCTGTTCGATATCTTCTGCCGTCAACGCTTTTAGTAAATAGACGCGGGCGCGTGATAACAACGCGGAGTTGAGTTCAAAAGAAGGGTTTTCCGTTGTTGCGCCAATGAAGGTGATTGTCCCATCTTCAATATGTGGCAGAAACGCATCCTGCTGGCTTTTGTTGAAACGATGAACTTCATCAACAAACAAAATGGTACGTCGCCCTGCATTTCGATTTTGCCGAGCACGCTCAATCGCTTCACGAATTTCTTTGATGCCGGACGTCACGGCAGAAATGCGCTCGACATCCGCCTGCCCGTAATGCCCAATTAATTCTGCCAGCGTGGTTTTTCCCGTTCCTGGCGGCCCCCAGAGGATCATCGAGTGCAACTGCCCGGCCTCAATGGCTCGTGGCAGTGGCTTACCAGCGCCTAATAGGTGTTGTTGACCAATATATTGCGCCAATGTTGCTGGCCGCATACGCGCGGCCAGCGGTTGGAATTCATTATGGGAAAAATCAAGTGACAGGTTGCTCACGCTGGCCTCACTGACGCTGATCGTCCAGCGTGACGCCTTTCGGTGGCGTAAATGTAAATCGCGCGGCATTAACAGCGCCATTTTGCTGATTTTTCAGCACATAGGTACTGCGCTGCCCATCTTGTTCCGTCGCAGTAAATTGCTTGATCGTGCCGTTTGTCGTCACATTAATCGCAAACTGCTTCAGATTACCGCTCGCTGACTTCGGTGTAAGCTCGAAATCATCGCCCTTCTGCCGTACATCGTATTTATCCCAATCGCCGGTATCGTTACGCGTAATCAGGATGAACGGCGTATTACCCGTCGCATCTTTCAACCAGGTCGCGGTGACTTGCTCAACAAAGGGATTGTAGAACCAGAGCGTTTTTCCATCAGAAATCAATGCACTTTCATCAGGTGATATCGTTTTCCAGTTAAATAAGTTAGGGCGTTTTAACCACAGTTCCCCTTCCCCTTCCTGCACCGCTGCGCCATCCGCGCTGGTGACGGTCTGGCTGAAATTTGCATGGAAACTGTTTACTTTATTGAGTCGTCCCTGCAAATCTTTTGCCGCGTCTGCATAGACAGCGGTTGACGTCATTCCCGTAATCAGGCAACTGATAGCTAACCACTTTTTCATACGCATAATCCTTTGAATTTCCTGATATAACAGACCTTTTTTGTCAAGGCCAAACGCTTAGTGTTACGCCGATGTTCTTTGTAGATCACGGTTATTTGTGAACCATTGATATTTATGAATCTATGTTATCTGAACCCACTCGGACAATGGTAGATGAATTATCTGCTTATTAGCGCTTTTACGCTTCTTTGCATAAGGGCTGCACACGCAGCCCTTATGATGGAGTGATTTCAACGGATACCGCGTGGTTATTCCATTGATGGTGGTGCCAACACCTCGCGGTTACCATTGTGTCCAGGAGAGCTGACGATGCCCTGTGCCTCCATTTGCTCAACGATTCGCGCGGCGCGGTTATAGCCGATTCGGAACTGACGCTGTACGCCGGAGATTGATGCACGACGTTTATCGACCACAAATCCTACGGCCTGATCGAACAAAGGATCGAGTTCTTCATCGCCATCAAGACCGAGCCCCCCACCTTCCCCATCGTCGCCACCGCTGACGATATTATCAATATATTGAGGGCGACCACGTGCTTTCCAGTCTTGAACCACGGCATGGACTTCCTCATCGCGCACAAAAGCCCCATGCACACGGACAGGGATCGAGGAGTTGGGAGCCATATAAAGCATATCCCCCATTCCCAAGAGCGATTCAGCCCCCCCTTGATCGAGGATAGTCCGTGAGTCGATTTTGCTGGAAACGGTAAATGCGATACGTGTCGGGATATTTGCTTTGATAAGCCCAGTGATCACGTCAACGGAAGGACGTTGCGTCGCCAGTACCAGGTGAATCCCCGCGGCTCGCGCTTTTTGTGCCAATCGGGCAATCAGTTCTTCAACCTTCTTACCCACCGCCATTATCAGATCGGCAAATTCATCGACCATGACGACAATATACGGCAGTTTCTCCAGCACTGGCGGCGTCATATCCATACTGTCGCCCGGTTTCCAGAACGGATCGGGAATTGGACGCCCCATCGCATTTGCTGTCATCACGCGTTCGTTGTATCCCGCCAGATTACGCACACCAAGCGCTGACATCAGCTTATAGCGACGCTCCATTTCACCGACACACCAGCGCAGCGCATTTGCCGCATCCTTCATGTCGGTCACAACTTCCGTCAACAAATGTGGAATGCCTTCGTACACGGAAAGTTCCAGCATTTTTGGATCGATCATGATAAAGCGCACGTCTTCTGGCGTGGCTTTATACAACATACTGATGATCATAGCGTTGACGCCGACTGACTTACCCGATCCCGTGGTACCTGCAACCAGTAGGTGCGGCATTTTCGCCAGATCGGCAACGACGGGTTCGCCTGCAATATCTTTCCCCAACACGATTGCCAGCGGTGAAGGGTTATGTCGGAATGCGTCACAGTCCAGCACTTCTCGCAGATACACCGTCTGACGATGCGCATTTGGTAATTCCAGCCCAACATACGGTCTACCAGGAATCACCTCAACAATACGCACTGCAACAACTGACAGTGACCGTGCCAAATCGCGTGACAAATTCGAGATACGCGCCGCTTTAACGCCCGGTGCTAAATCTAGTTCAAAACGCGTGATTACCGGACCCGGAGAGTGATCGACCACATCCGCTTTTACCCGAAAATCAGCCAGACGCGCTTCAATCAATCGCGCAGTCTGTTCCAACGCGAAATTATCAACAGGCGCTTCGCTGGCGGGAGGCGGGGTCAACAAATCCAACGTTGGCAGCGGTGTTGTCGGTTTCTGGAGCGGTTGTTCATTACGCACCAGGAACGGATGAATCAGGCCATCCATTGCTGGATGGTGCGCTAGTGTATTTTCCTGTTTCACGTCCTCAACAGGCGCTGACGTCGGTTGCACTGGTTGACCAAACATCTGCGGGCTGCGCTCATCGTCGTCATCCTCATCTTCACCAGCATGCATCGGCGGGAACGTTGGCTCGGCACGATAGGACTGCTGTGAATACGGGGATTCGGATTCGCTAAACGTATGCGGTGCAGATTCGTGCTCATTCTCCGCGCTAAACGGCGAGAACGAAAAGGCGTTATGCGGAGCCAGAGGGGTTGGATGAACAGGCTCACTGACCGCAGGTGACGCTAGCGAAACAGGGGTTTCCTCATCAGGCTGCGACGCGCTGGCGTCATAACGGGACTGCTGCTGTGCAGCGAAATCTCTGGCTAACTGTGCTTGCAGAAGTGCGTCTTCATCGTCTTCCTGTAACGGGTATGCTTCACCATAGCGCTGACGCTGCTGGTCCAGATACGCTTGTTGCAGCGCAGTTTCTTGCTGCGCGATGTCATCCGGTGTCTCTTCCTGATACACGTCGTTCGTCAATTCCGTTTCTACGCTATCGCTCTGCGCCTGTAGCCTTGCTTGCTCTTCGGCCAGTCGCTGCGACGGTAACTTTATTCCATATGATGCCAACTCGCGCCGAGTTGGAATCCGTACCGGATTAGGGCGTGGCAATTCCGGCCCTACACCGCGTTTAATCTGCGGATTATCATCTGCATCAGCGCTGAACGCCGGCATAAAGGTGTTATTCGCGTTGAAATCGATATCGTGTGCAGATTGTGACGGCTCAGCAGACGGTTGAACCACTGGCGGCGTTACGATCGCCGGTACGACACTATTTCCGTAAGCACTCCCGTAAGACATAGACGCACTACCGTAGGGCTCAGGCGTGGTTACGTTCTCCTGCACCGCTACAGGAGGTTCAGGGATCTCAAACGAATACAGCGGCGGATTCAGCGATGGCGTTGAGTCAATCACAGATGGGGTAACGGGCGGCACAATGCCAGGCAATGGCGAATCAGACAATGCTACTGGCGTTTCTGCCGAGAGCATCGGTTGTGTAGCAGTCGGCACGTTTTCAATTAAAGATGATGCTTCTTCTATCGCGTTGTCCGCTACCGTGTCGTGTACGGCATCAGCAACGGAAGGCGCAGAAAACAGAACGTCATCGTCATCTCGCGGTTGCGTTATCGCCTCACGGGAGGTTTCATCGTGAGGTAGGTTAAGCACATCGTTCTCATCCTCTTCGCGATAATCCTCATCACGATAGTCCTCATCGCGACGTGAACGGTTTGACATGAATGTCAGACAACCCAATACACCAGCGCCAATTTTTTCGGCGATCGTTAACCATGACCAGCCGGTAAACAACGTTAACCCTGCGCCCCAGACACACAGCAGAACCAGCGTCGCCCCCATGCTATTAAAACGTGGGATCATTGAGCTGCTCAATAGGCTTCCCAATACACCACCGGAAGCAAAATAGTAGAGATCGTCAATATTCAACGCCGCCAGACCACAAGAGGTCAGGATCAGCGCCAACGTTCCAATCAGGCGAAGTGAAAAAGTAAAGTATTCAATGGATTGGTGGTTATCGCGCTGGCGGAAAGCCACCCAGCACAGGGATAACATAATCGGCGGAATGGCATAGGCCAGAACACCAAAAATAAAGAACAGCGTATCCGCCAGCCAGGCACCTGCCACACCACCAACGTTATGGATAGGCTCATGCCACGCAGTCTGCGACCAACTGGGATCGGAGGGGCTGAAACTAAGCAATGCGACACTGAGATAAACTGCAAAAAGTGCCACAACGATTAAAATCGCTTCAAGCAAACGACGTGTTCCGCTGAGTTTTTTCAGGGTAACGTCTTTATCTTCTGTATATTCCTGGCTCAAGAGTCTCTCCAGGGGCCTGTAAGGTTTATGACAAAGCGCCGAGAAAACCCGGCGCTGGGACTGTATAAATTCACAGGAGTGTAGCTGAATTTATCGGGTTTTGCACCCACGCGTTTATCGAGTCTTAATGACCAGACGGTTGCTTTGCTTCACTTCTTCCATCACCACGTAAGTACGGGTGTCGTTTACACCCGGCAAACGCAGCAGCGTTTCGCCCAGGAGTTTACGGTAAGCGGACATGTCCGGTACGCGCGTTTTCAACAGGTAGTCAAAATCACCGGAAACCAGATGGCATTCCTGAATTTCTTCCAACTTCTGCACCGCAGAGTTAAACTGTTCAAACACATCAGGCGCACCGCGATTTAGCGTTATTTCAACGAAAACCAGCAGTGACGCATCCAGATAATGCGGGTTTAGCAGCGCTGTGTAGCCATTAATGAAACCCTGTCTTTCCAGACGACGCACACGCTCCAGACAAGGTGTTGGCGACAGCCCAACCCGTTTGGAAAGCTCGACATTGGAAATACGCCCATCTTTTTGCAATTCGTTCAGGATGTTACGATCAATACGATCGAGATCTTTTCCTGGTCGCTTTTTAGTGTCTACCATTATTATTGTCTCTCTTCACTTTTCCCTGCACCCGCTTTACCCCGATAGACCTCATGTATCAGAGTTACCCTTAAAGAAGACACGCTGCCTATTTTGTCTATCAACAGTCATTAACTTTTCGCTCTCGCCCCACGTATTGCTCACCCGCGAAGAAGACCATCACGTCATATCCGTGGCCCAAAGGCCTACCTGCGCAAAAACGAATAAAAAAGCCGAGCTTTTAACTGTCCACATACAAAAAATTTCCTCTTACCTAGATGTTTTCGCAAATGCACAGCCGATTGTCAAAGTAAAACAACGAAAATCAGAAGAAACTGCCAGATTCGATAAGCCAGAGCCATTCACTGGGGTAAGCTCAATCATTTTACTTATGAATGCGTCTGATTTTTCAGCAATTTATTATCTCCATCGTCATTAACGATTAAACAAATAGCCAGCAACTTTTCTGCATACTTTTTTTACTCTTGTAATTTCCTTACAATCGTTCTCATTGTTCGTGGTAGATATGTTCGTTGCTAAAGAAACGTGTTTGTCGTAAAGGCTGGTTCTATGAACATTATCCGCCGTCATGAAATGAGGAAAGCATGGGTACCGTTAAACATCACAAGTTATTGATTCTGGGCTCAGGCCCCGCTGGCTACACCGCCGCAGTGTATGCTGCACGCGCGAATTTACAGCCAGTATTAATCACGGGTATGGAAAAAGGCGGTCAACTGACGACCACGACCGAAGTAGAAAATTGGCCGGGCGATGCCGACGATTTAACCGGCCCGCTGTTGATGGAGCGTATGCACGCACATGCGACCAAGTTCAATACCGAAGTGATTTTTGATCATATTGAACGTGTTGATTTGCAGAACCGTCCATTCCGTTTATTCGGCGACAGCGATGAATACACCTGTGATGCACTAATTATCGCCACGGGCGCATCAGCTCGCTACCTTGGCCTACCGTCTGAAGACGCGTTTAAAGGCAAAGGCGTTTCCGCCTGTGCGACTTGTGATGGATTCTTTTATCGGAATCAAAAAGTTGCCGTCGTTGGCGGCGGGAATACCGCTGTCGAAGAAGCCCTGTATTTGTCTAACATCGCTGCGGAAGTCCATTTGATCCACCGTCGCGAGACGTTCCGTTCAGAGAAGATCCTGATCGACCGTCTGATGGACAAAGTCAAAAACGGCAACATCATCCTACACACCAACCGCACGCTGGACGAAGTGCTGGGCGATAACATGGGCGTAACGGGTGTGCGTATCCGTGATACGCAAAGCGATGCCGCTGAAGAATTGGAGCTGGCTGGCGTGTTTATCGCTA includes the following:
- a CDS encoding LysR family transcriptional regulator, giving the protein MRLDKLEIRWLKLFCKIVEKQGITNAQTATGLSQPVLSHYLSRLEDTLGLVLCERGRGGFALTTEGEVVYQEAKSVISTLDDFANRLARIKHQLIGKVKLGCLDNVATHPNNVISQAITRLYAQSPEVNVELDIMEYLPLMERLKNGHLDIVLSALPDDIPADIFYEPVFVEHSYFYSLAENAEIIEREWLNGELNPRRVIIGGHAFNEISKQLGPVAKQGYHQTAWHLEGSLLLVLAGTHICYLPDHYAASWVEKGKLAVVAPDRLKLTSTFYLVRNAKQRLSPVAEALWNNMVEAGQSSLASLDAADSSSS
- a CDS encoding MFS transporter, which gives rise to MSAYSRPVLLLLCGLLLLTVCIAVLNTLVPLWLSYQALPVWQVGLVGSSYFAGNLIGTLFAGKLIKLYGFNRSYYFAALLFSVAIVGLGISTDIGNWLFWRFLAGIGCALIWVVVESALLCSGTSAQRGQLLAAYMIAYYLGSVIGQLLLSVLPTSLLSVLPWMAALVILAVLPLLFTRLPAPPKQHEKPVNMWKMLSYRSARLGIHGCIISGAILGSLYGLMPLYLSHQGMNDAQVGYWMALLISSGIIGQWPVGRLADRYGRLLVLRVLVFVVIVGCIAMLSISHYAMAPSLFLLGCAGFTLYPVAMSWACEKVSPDELVVMNQALLLSYTLGSLCGPSVAAVLMQSYSDRLLFVLIAAIAMIYLMLLLRKANHHPTPLATA
- the serS gene encoding serine--tRNA ligase, whose translation is MLDPNLLRNELDAVAEKLLARRGFKLDVETLRKQEERRKVLQVETENLQAVRNSRSKEIGAAKARGEDIEPLRREVNTLGEELDAAKAELDQLQNEIRDLALTIPNLPDDSVPLGKDETQNQEVARWGEPRKYDFPVRDHVELGEMAAGLDFAAAVKLTGARFVVMKGQIARLHRALAQFMLDLHTQQHGYQEAYVPYLVNHATLYGTGQLPKFGEDLFHTNPLSEEADSSQYALIPTAEVPLTNLVRDEILDEESLPLKMTAHTPCFRSEAGSYGRDTRGLIRMHQFDKVELVQIVRPEDSMQALEELTTHAETVLQLLKLPYRKVLLCTGDMGFGSTKTYDLEVWLPAQDTYREISSCSNMWDFQARRMQARCRSKSDKKTRLVHTLNGSGLAVGRTLVAVLENYQQADGRIEIPEALRPYMGGLEFIG
- a CDS encoding replication-associated recombination protein A, whose product is MSNLSLDFSHNEFQPLAARMRPATLAQYIGQQHLLGAGKPLPRAIEAGQLHSMILWGPPGTGKTTLAELIGHYGQADVERISAVTSGIKEIREAIERARQNRNAGRRTILFVDEVHRFNKSQQDAFLPHIEDGTITFIGATTENPSFELNSALLSRARVYLLKALTAEDIEQVLLQAMNDRERGYGEQNIALPAETGRMLAELVNGDARRALNSLEMMADMAEIDAQGMRVLTPALLNEIAGERSARFDNKGDRYYDLISALHKSVRGSAPDAALYWYARIITAGGDPLYVARRLLAIASEDVGNADPRAMQVAISAWDCFTRVGPAEGERAIAQAIVYLACAPKSNAVYSAFKAAMQDAREKPDYDVPEHLRNAPTRLMKEMGLGAEYRYAHNEPNAYAAGESYFPPEMADTHYYVPTSRGLEGKIGEKLAWLATQDQNSPTKRYR
- the lolA gene encoding outer membrane lipoprotein chaperone LolA, which gives rise to MKKWLAISCLITGMTSTAVYADAAKDLQGRLNKVNSFHANFSQTVTSADGAAVQEGEGELWLKRPNLFNWKTISPDESALISDGKTLWFYNPFVEQVTATWLKDATGNTPFILITRNDTGDWDKYDVRQKGDDFELTPKSASGNLKQFAINVTTNGTIKQFTATEQDGQRSTYVLKNQQNGAVNAARFTFTPPKGVTLDDQRQ
- a CDS encoding DNA translocase FtsK 4TM domain-containing protein — translated: MSQEYTEDKDVTLKKLSGTRRLLEAILIVVALFAVYLSVALLSFSPSDPSWSQTAWHEPIHNVGGVAGAWLADTLFFIFGVLAYAIPPIMLSLCWVAFRQRDNHQSIEYFTFSLRLIGTLALILTSCGLAALNIDDLYYFASGGVLGSLLSSSMIPRFNSMGATLVLLCVWGAGLTLFTGWSWLTIAEKIGAGVLGCLTFMSNRSRRDEDYRDEDYREEDENDVLNLPHDETSREAITQPRDDDDVLFSAPSVADAVHDTVADNAIEEASSLIENVPTATQPMLSAETPVALSDSPLPGIVPPVTPSVIDSTPSLNPPLYSFEIPEPPVAVQENVTTPEPYGSASMSYGSAYGNSVVPAIVTPPVVQPSAEPSQSAHDIDFNANNTFMPAFSADADDNPQIKRGVGPELPRPNPVRIPTRRELASYGIKLPSQRLAEEQARLQAQSDSVETELTNDVYQEETPDDIAQQETALQQAYLDQQRQRYGEAYPLQEDDEDALLQAQLARDFAAQQQSRYDASASQPDEETPVSLASPAVSEPVHPTPLAPHNAFSFSPFSAENEHESAPHTFSESESPYSQQSYRAEPTFPPMHAGEDEDDDDERSPQMFGQPVQPTSAPVEDVKQENTLAHHPAMDGLIHPFLVRNEQPLQKPTTPLPTLDLLTPPPASEAPVDNFALEQTARLIEARLADFRVKADVVDHSPGPVITRFELDLAPGVKAARISNLSRDLARSLSVVAVRIVEVIPGRPYVGLELPNAHRQTVYLREVLDCDAFRHNPSPLAIVLGKDIAGEPVVADLAKMPHLLVAGTTGSGKSVGVNAMIISMLYKATPEDVRFIMIDPKMLELSVYEGIPHLLTEVVTDMKDAANALRWCVGEMERRYKLMSALGVRNLAGYNERVMTANAMGRPIPDPFWKPGDSMDMTPPVLEKLPYIVVMVDEFADLIMAVGKKVEELIARLAQKARAAGIHLVLATQRPSVDVITGLIKANIPTRIAFTVSSKIDSRTILDQGGAESLLGMGDMLYMAPNSSIPVRVHGAFVRDEEVHAVVQDWKARGRPQYIDNIVSGGDDGEGGGLGLDGDEELDPLFDQAVGFVVDKRRASISGVQRQFRIGYNRAARIVEQMEAQGIVSSPGHNGNREVLAPPSME
- the lrp gene encoding leucine-responsive transcriptional regulator Lrp; the protein is MVDTKKRPGKDLDRIDRNILNELQKDGRISNVELSKRVGLSPTPCLERVRRLERQGFINGYTALLNPHYLDASLLVFVEITLNRGAPDVFEQFNSAVQKLEEIQECHLVSGDFDYLLKTRVPDMSAYRKLLGETLLRLPGVNDTRTYVVMEEVKQSNRLVIKTR
- the trxB gene encoding thioredoxin-disulfide reductase, whose product is MGTVKHHKLLILGSGPAGYTAAVYAARANLQPVLITGMEKGGQLTTTTEVENWPGDADDLTGPLLMERMHAHATKFNTEVIFDHIERVDLQNRPFRLFGDSDEYTCDALIIATGASARYLGLPSEDAFKGKGVSACATCDGFFYRNQKVAVVGGGNTAVEEALYLSNIAAEVHLIHRRETFRSEKILIDRLMDKVKNGNIILHTNRTLDEVLGDNMGVTGVRIRDTQSDAAEELELAGVFIAIGHSPNTAVFGGQLALENGYIKVQSGIHGNATQTSIPGVFAAGDVMDHIYRQAITSAGTGCMAALDAERYLDGLTINK